A single genomic interval of Sander lucioperca isolate FBNREF2018 chromosome 9, SLUC_FBN_1.2, whole genome shotgun sequence harbors:
- the LOC116045852 gene encoding zinc finger and BTB domain-containing protein 14-like produces the protein MSDLLRYIDYDHKATFLKMLNQQRMEGEHCDVVVVVENIEFRAHRCVLAACSNYFKKLFKKQSDEDNSIVELDFIRSDIFEEVLNYMYTARLAVRKKDINMMMSSGQILGINFLDNLCTQKRELTNMKTRENQAPGDHGMRAQDAILKELAMEEVRKNSFYDQGMDGMGPGGSHVSQPHNYNTNMSKDPHSHGWGSSSSSDMKLEYLLYGHRDHGSCQSSGAKPMDHNAKKERLLTANRPYACEHCPKAFTTAAHLKEHLKIHSGFKPHRCVVCGKAFIRGPDLKRHERVHSNERPFGCQICEKAFKHKSHLKDHERQHRGERPFNCGSCEKAFIKASDLKRHWNTMHSGNPRRQMTLSPAASQHGQAEATDQRDWKMETGPHSHNSGDC, from the coding sequence ATGTCTGATTTACTGAGATATATCGACTATGACCACAAAGCCACCTTTCTAAAGATGCTCAACCAGCAGAGGATGGAAGGTGAGCACTGtgatgtggtggtggtggtggaaaaCATAGAGTTCAGGGCTCACCGCTGTGTCCTGGCAGCCTGCAGCAACTACTTCAAAAAGCTTTTCAAGAAACAGAGTGATGAGGACAACTCCATCGTGGAGTTGGACTTCATCCGCTCTGATATCTTTGAAGAGGTGCTGAATTACATGTACACAGCCAGGCTCGCTGTGAGGAAGAAGGACATCAATATGATGATGTCATCCGGCCAGATCCTGGGGATCAACTTCCTGGATAACCTGTGCACCCAGAAACGTGAGCTGACCAACATGAAGACCCGGGAGAACCAGGCTCCTGGGGACCACGGGATGCGAGCTCAGGACGCCATCCTGAAGGAGTTGGCTatggaggaagtgaggaagaacAGCTTCTATGATCAGGGGATGGATGGTATGGGCCCCGGGGGCTCACACGTGTCTCAGCCGCACAACTACAACACCAACATGAGCAAAGATCCTCACAGCCACGGCTggggctcctcttcctccagcgACATGAAGCTGGAGTACCTGCTGTACGGCCACCGCGACCACGGCTCCTGCCAGAGCTCAGGTGCCAAGCCCATGGACCACAACGCCAAAAAGGAGCGGCTGCTTACCGCCAACCGGCCCTACGCCTGTGAGCACTGCCCCAAAGCCTTCACCACTGCCGCCCACCTCAAGGAGCACCTGAAAATCCACTCCGGCTTCAAGCCTCaccgttgtgttgtgtgtggcaAGGCCTTCATCAGGGGCCCCGACCTGAAGAGGCATGAGAGGGTCCACAGCAACGAGCGGCCCTTTGGGTGCCAAATCTGCGAAAAGGCTTTCAAGCACAAGTCTCATCTGAAAGACCACGAACGGCAGCACCGGGGCGAGCGGCCATTCAACTGCGGCTCCTGCGAAAAAGCCTTCATCAAAGCGTCCGATCTGAAGCGCCACTGGAACACCATGCACAGTGGCAACCCCCGCAGACAGATGACCCTGTCTCCCGCGGCCTCCCAGCACGGCCAGGCAGAGGCCACCGACCAGAGAGACTGGAAAATGGAGACCGGGCCACATTCGCATAACTCTGGGGACTGTTAA